A part of Blastopirellula marina genomic DNA contains:
- a CDS encoding HpcH/HpaI aldolase family protein, whose amino-acid sequence MRHNPVKAKLRAGEPTFGTWLSLGDLYATRVLARMSWDWLALDIEHSAIDWAQATMIFGAVADAGSVPLARIPDGDHTTIKRTLDAGAWGIIVPMVDTVEQGKAAIAAAKYPPVGNRSVGGGMHAMNFGATAGDYYKQANYEILVVLQTESPTGVANAEQIYALPGCDAIFVGPNDLRAQMRSGDGTDPTPDQHEAMIQRVIEAGKKVSCPTGMHTMEAEEALKRAEEGMQFLAVGSDLRMMTVYAQESLKKIRPNGDQRDLARY is encoded by the coding sequence ATGCGTCACAACCCTGTCAAAGCAAAATTGCGTGCCGGCGAACCCACATTCGGAACCTGGCTTAGTTTGGGCGACCTTTATGCGACCCGCGTGTTGGCCCGCATGAGTTGGGACTGGCTGGCACTCGATATCGAACACTCGGCGATCGACTGGGCCCAGGCAACCATGATCTTCGGAGCGGTCGCCGACGCTGGATCTGTTCCGCTGGCCCGTATTCCAGATGGCGATCACACGACCATTAAGAGAACGCTCGATGCTGGGGCGTGGGGAATCATTGTGCCGATGGTCGATACGGTCGAACAAGGAAAGGCCGCTATCGCCGCCGCCAAATATCCGCCTGTTGGAAACCGAAGCGTTGGTGGCGGTATGCACGCGATGAACTTCGGTGCAACCGCCGGCGATTACTACAAACAAGCGAATTACGAGATCTTGGTTGTCCTGCAAACGGAAAGCCCCACCGGGGTCGCCAACGCCGAACAGATTTATGCCTTGCCAGGTTGCGATGCGATTTTCGTCGGCCCCAACGACTTGCGAGCTCAGATGCGATCCGGCGACGGCACGGATCCTACGCCTGACCAGCACGAGGCCATGATTCAGCGCGTAATTGAAGCGGGTAAAAAGGTAAGTTGCCCAACCGGCATGCACACAATGGAAGCGGAAGAAGCCCTGAAGCGGGCCGAAGAGGGAATGCAGTTTCTCGCCGTTGGCAGCGACCTAAGAATGATGACGGTTTACGCTCAAGAGTCGCTTAAGAAAATCCGCCCCAACGGCGACCAACGCGACTTGGCCCGATATTAA
- a CDS encoding YebC/PmpR family DNA-binding transcriptional regulator, with protein MAGHSHWANIKRKKEAVDNKRGKIWTKLSKAISVAASMGGGDPDANPRLRLAISDAKSARMPNDTIDRAIKRGTGDLKGNSIEEILYEGYGPAGVAVMVDVLTDNRNRTASELRKIFDTSGGNLGATGCVAWNFDRKGVFSIPLAQTSEDRLMEIALEAGADDVQREEEYFTVSCQPEVYSDVQEAFEAAGIEVDSSSVTQVPKDSVDVEGNDARKLMKLMAALDDHDDVQGVSANFNISDEVMEEIED; from the coding sequence ATGGCCGGACACTCTCACTGGGCGAACATCAAACGAAAGAAAGAGGCGGTCGATAACAAACGCGGGAAAATCTGGACAAAGCTTTCCAAGGCAATTTCCGTCGCGGCATCAATGGGAGGTGGTGACCCGGATGCAAATCCTCGGCTACGTCTTGCAATCTCCGATGCCAAGAGCGCCCGAATGCCGAACGATACGATCGATCGGGCGATCAAACGAGGGACCGGTGATCTTAAAGGGAACTCGATCGAAGAGATTTTGTATGAAGGTTATGGACCCGCTGGCGTCGCTGTGATGGTCGATGTGCTGACCGATAATCGGAATCGCACGGCTTCCGAACTGCGAAAGATCTTCGATACCAGTGGCGGCAATCTAGGAGCCACTGGCTGCGTGGCCTGGAACTTCGATCGTAAAGGTGTCTTCAGTATTCCGCTTGCGCAAACAAGTGAAGATCGCTTGATGGAAATCGCGCTGGAAGCGGGTGCGGACGATGTTCAGCGCGAGGAAGAATACTTCACAGTCTCCTGCCAGCCGGAAGTTTATTCCGACGTGCAAGAGGCGTTCGAAGCTGCTGGCATCGAGGTTGACAGTTCCAGCGTCACTCAAGTACCGAAAGACTCCGTCGACGTCGAAGGCAATGATGCCCGCAAACTGATGAAGTTGATGGCCGCGCTCGACGATCACGACGACGTCCAAGGTGTCTCAGCCAACTTCAATATTTCCGACGAAGTGATGGAGGAAATTGAAGACTGA
- a CDS encoding MazG nucleotide pyrophosphohydrolase domain-containing protein encodes MTDNSSSDSPETPLEGDVGIRQLQQLIREMYYEKDEARGIEGTFMWLMEEVGELSSALRGGTHEERKGEFADVIAWLATIANVAGIDLAEALNEKYGSGCPGCGKFVCTCDDAEKP; translated from the coding sequence ATGACGGACAATTCTTCCAGCGATTCGCCTGAGACTCCCTTGGAAGGGGATGTCGGAATTCGCCAACTTCAACAGCTCATCCGTGAGATGTACTACGAGAAGGATGAAGCTCGGGGCATCGAGGGAACCTTCATGTGGCTGATGGAGGAGGTGGGGGAACTTTCTTCCGCCCTGCGAGGGGGAACCCACGAAGAACGGAAAGGCGAGTTCGCCGACGTGATTGCTTGGTTGGCCACCATTGCCAACGTCGCTGGAATCGACTTGGCGGAAGCTTTGAATGAGAAATACGGCAGCGGCTGCCCAGGCTGCGGAAAGTTCGTTTGTACCTGCGATGATGCGGAAAAACCGTAA
- the rbfA gene encoding 30S ribosome-binding factor RbfA: MASRRTLKAASAIREVVSMAILTRLRDPRVKDVTVTKVEVAGDMRSANVHVSIMGDEKKQSQCLNGLRRSAGFLQACIKDRIDTRYIPKLEFEIDQGVKQSLEVSRILKEVLPPEEDDADPSEETMADDFDSEENDDSDDEDEDS; this comes from the coding sequence ATGGCGTCTCGTCGAACTTTGAAAGCCGCATCCGCGATTCGGGAAGTTGTCAGTATGGCAATCCTGACTCGTCTGCGCGATCCCCGCGTTAAAGACGTAACTGTGACGAAAGTGGAAGTGGCTGGCGATATGCGTAGTGCCAATGTCCACGTTTCGATCATGGGGGATGAGAAAAAGCAGTCGCAGTGCCTCAACGGCCTGCGACGATCGGCAGGGTTTCTGCAAGCCTGCATCAAGGACCGCATCGATACTCGCTATATTCCCAAGCTCGAATTCGAGATTGACCAAGGAGTTAAGCAATCGCTGGAGGTCAGCCGCATCCTGAAAGAGGTTCTGCCTCCGGAAGAAGACGACGCGGATCCTTCGGAAGAAACCATGGCGGACGATTTCGATTCTGAAGAGAACGACGATTCGGACGACGAGGACGAGGACTCCTAG
- a CDS encoding ABC transporter ATP-binding protein, which yields MIKTIDLTKKYGDFYAIKGIELDLDQGDVFGFIGPNGAGKTTTMRIIATLLNPTWGEAYVCGNSIYTKPKEIRRLVGYMPDFFGVYDDMKVIEYLEFFAAAYRINGAARTKVCNEMLELVDLEFKRNAFANTLSRGQTQRLGLARVLLHNPQVLLLDEPASGLDPRARIQMRNLLKRLRDMGKTIIVSSHILPELADVCNKIGIIDRGVLEVNASVSEVIKQVKQKTTLLIAVAGDNEAAGKTLEQSEIVETIESRVDHLLVTLKKDVEDYSDLPTQLIQAGHKITMFREEEINLESAFMALTKGMGQQISAEPTAG from the coding sequence ATGATCAAGACCATCGATCTGACCAAGAAGTACGGCGACTTCTACGCCATCAAGGGCATCGAACTCGATCTCGACCAAGGAGATGTATTTGGGTTCATTGGTCCCAACGGTGCCGGTAAGACGACCACCATGCGGATCATCGCCACGCTTCTCAATCCAACTTGGGGCGAAGCTTACGTCTGCGGGAATTCGATCTATACCAAGCCGAAGGAGATTCGTCGCTTGGTCGGTTACATGCCAGACTTCTTCGGCGTGTACGACGACATGAAGGTGATCGAATACCTCGAGTTTTTCGCGGCTGCCTATCGCATTAACGGTGCCGCGCGAACCAAAGTATGTAACGAAATGCTCGAGTTGGTCGACCTCGAATTCAAACGTAACGCGTTCGCCAACACGCTTTCACGTGGTCAGACGCAGCGTTTGGGATTGGCCCGCGTGCTGCTTCACAATCCCCAAGTTTTGCTTTTGGACGAGCCCGCGAGTGGTTTAGATCCGCGTGCTCGTATTCAAATGCGAAACTTGCTCAAGCGACTCCGCGATATGGGGAAAACGATTATCGTTTCCAGTCACATTCTGCCGGAATTGGCGGATGTTTGTAACAAGATCGGAATCATCGATCGTGGTGTGCTGGAAGTGAACGCCTCGGTTTCCGAAGTCATCAAGCAGGTCAAGCAGAAGACCACTCTCTTGATTGCCGTTGCTGGCGACAATGAGGCGGCCGGCAAGACGCTCGAGCAATCTGAGATTGTCGAAACGATTGAATCTCGGGTCGACCATCTCCTGGTAACCTTGAAGAAAGATGTCGAAGATTACAGCGACCTGCCGACGCAGTTGATTCAAGCAGGTCACAAGATCACGATGTTCCGTGAAGAGGAAATCAATCTCGAGTCCGCCTTCATGGCGCTGACGAAGGGGATGGGCCAGCAGATCTCAGCGGAACCGACGGCTGGCTAA
- a CDS encoding Rieske (2Fe-2S) protein: protein MSDFHTVAKVGDIPEGQGQAFNVGGRTVAVFNTKEGYQAIDDFCPHMGASLASGPLEDGVVVCPWHAWGFQLCDGAWLDNPKIKVDCFEVRVVGEEIQVRVEAKET, encoded by the coding sequence ATGTCTGATTTTCACACGGTAGCCAAAGTAGGAGACATCCCAGAAGGCCAAGGCCAAGCATTCAACGTGGGTGGTCGAACCGTTGCGGTATTCAATACGAAGGAAGGATATCAAGCGATCGATGACTTCTGCCCTCACATGGGCGCTTCGCTTGCCTCAGGCCCCCTAGAAGATGGTGTCGTCGTTTGCCCCTGGCATGCGTGGGGGTTTCAATTGTGCGACGGAGCCTGGCTCGACAATCCGAAAATCAAGGTCGACTGCTTCGAGGTTCGTGTCGTCGGTGAAGAAATCCAAGTCCGGGTCGAAGCGAAAGAAACCTAA
- a CDS encoding tetratricopeptide repeat protein, translating into MIRLAVVLTAHLALLWIADTSSGANTQQLRSDFLRGRYAEVVEKLGDELKSADAVVLAAQSLDAQGKRDEALAKLDVYLKDGSPSANVFAEKARLLFEKGEWELATEAVKRALALNKDHTLSRWLTAELARSRGDLEDALSGYEWFIDYYNNHDEFERPEDLYYVGLAAAQYARWTRNSSQFQFLVNDLFPDVLSKDKEFWPAELAISQLFAEKYNMAEAAKHLNRAMAINAASADVLALKATIELDGYQVDSALRTAEQALSINPQHVLAKRLQGQAKLADFRPEQAIVIFQEAVELNPANQTTLGFLAAALLAADGEATTDSESGEATRLGELVAKVEQQYKNTGEFYAALGEGSDIVRKYPDAVTYLQLAREKMPQLINVHGDLGMVLMRLGDEQRAKKVLGDAFEADPFNVRVKNSLQVLDVLAQYETIETDHFQVRFDPSKDRLLAVYLSRFLEDEVFPKVCQGLDYTPQDKTLIEIFNDAKNTKGHGWFSARMVGLPYIGTVGACAGKMIAMASPEAIPEPYNWAHVIRHEFVHVVNLQQTNFNIPHWFTEALAVSYESEQRPPDWNQVLARRLAEKNVFNLDNINYGFIRPKDQDDWTMAYCQAFYYSQFIVQEFGDDALQRMLSAYRDYHTTDEILQDIFKVDKEDFEKRYLEYLHQQIEGVKLASTDQRSFSELFQAAKDNPEDGDVQAELAYVYFQRKALPDARKFALKAVEADENQPLAKYVLGRLYLTIGDTDKGLAEIEEAANGDRFERNSVALLAGLRVKQGKIEDALKYYERGAAQEPTTTDWQESILRVYLLKKDNEALAKLIPKLSALKHHDPLLRKKMAEILIARENWDEAIRWAYEAIGIRVSDADAHALLAEAYRGKEVWDLAAREFEVAGQLRPKTVSWSIEAAELYAKANDLEKAKSVAKRVLEIDPDNAQALAVLKKESDAP; encoded by the coding sequence ATGATACGCCTGGCTGTTGTGCTAACTGCCCACCTTGCTTTGCTGTGGATCGCGGACACTTCGTCTGGCGCCAATACTCAGCAGTTGCGTTCTGACTTCCTGCGGGGGAGATACGCCGAAGTCGTCGAAAAATTAGGCGACGAATTAAAGTCAGCCGACGCCGTTGTACTCGCTGCGCAGTCGCTCGATGCGCAGGGAAAGCGTGACGAAGCATTGGCCAAGCTCGACGTCTACCTGAAAGATGGATCGCCCAGTGCGAACGTCTTTGCTGAGAAAGCCCGCTTACTGTTTGAAAAGGGAGAGTGGGAACTAGCTACGGAAGCGGTAAAACGTGCGTTGGCACTTAACAAAGATCATACGCTCAGCCGATGGCTGACTGCGGAACTAGCACGGAGTCGTGGCGACTTAGAAGACGCCCTGTCAGGTTACGAGTGGTTCATCGACTACTACAACAATCATGACGAGTTCGAGCGACCGGAAGACCTGTACTACGTCGGTCTGGCAGCAGCTCAGTATGCCCGGTGGACGCGGAATAGCAGTCAGTTTCAATTTCTCGTTAACGATTTATTTCCGGACGTCCTTTCAAAGGACAAAGAGTTTTGGCCGGCCGAGCTCGCCATCTCGCAGCTCTTTGCTGAAAAATACAACATGGCCGAAGCTGCCAAGCATTTGAACCGTGCGATGGCGATCAACGCTGCCAGTGCCGATGTTCTCGCATTGAAGGCCACAATCGAACTCGATGGTTACCAGGTTGATTCTGCCCTGCGAACAGCAGAACAAGCGCTCAGTATTAATCCACAGCACGTCCTGGCGAAACGTTTGCAAGGACAAGCGAAGCTGGCCGACTTTCGTCCGGAACAAGCGATTGTCATTTTCCAAGAAGCAGTCGAACTGAATCCTGCTAATCAAACAACGCTCGGCTTTCTTGCTGCCGCCCTATTAGCTGCCGATGGAGAAGCAACTACGGATAGTGAATCTGGCGAAGCGACCCGTCTGGGCGAGTTGGTTGCCAAGGTCGAGCAACAGTATAAGAACACAGGTGAGTTCTATGCTGCCTTAGGTGAAGGAAGCGATATCGTTCGTAAGTATCCCGACGCCGTGACGTATCTGCAATTAGCTCGCGAGAAGATGCCCCAGTTGATCAACGTGCATGGTGACCTGGGCATGGTGCTCATGCGGTTGGGTGACGAACAGAGGGCGAAGAAAGTTTTGGGCGATGCGTTCGAGGCCGATCCATTCAATGTCCGTGTGAAGAACTCGCTGCAAGTTCTTGATGTCCTCGCACAGTATGAAACAATCGAAACCGATCACTTTCAGGTTCGCTTCGATCCGTCGAAAGACCGACTGTTGGCTGTCTACTTGTCTCGTTTTCTGGAAGACGAGGTCTTTCCCAAAGTGTGCCAAGGCCTTGATTACACGCCGCAAGATAAGACTTTGATCGAGATCTTTAACGATGCCAAGAATACCAAAGGGCACGGCTGGTTTAGTGCTCGCATGGTCGGATTACCTTACATTGGAACCGTCGGGGCATGTGCCGGAAAGATGATCGCAATGGCTTCGCCGGAAGCGATCCCGGAACCGTATAACTGGGCCCACGTGATTCGCCATGAATTCGTCCATGTGGTGAATCTGCAGCAAACGAACTTCAACATTCCGCATTGGTTTACAGAGGCCCTGGCAGTCAGCTACGAAAGCGAACAGCGTCCACCTGATTGGAACCAGGTGCTTGCGCGACGGCTGGCTGAAAAGAATGTCTTCAATCTCGACAACATCAACTACGGCTTTATTCGGCCCAAGGATCAAGATGATTGGACGATGGCCTACTGCCAGGCGTTCTACTACTCACAATTTATCGTACAAGAATTTGGTGACGATGCTCTGCAGCGAATGCTGTCCGCCTATCGCGACTACCACACCACCGATGAAATACTGCAAGATATTTTTAAAGTCGACAAAGAAGACTTCGAGAAGCGTTACCTCGAGTACCTCCATCAGCAAATTGAAGGAGTGAAGCTCGCTTCCACCGATCAACGTTCCTTCTCGGAACTATTCCAAGCCGCAAAGGACAATCCGGAGGATGGCGACGTTCAAGCGGAGCTGGCTTACGTTTACTTTCAACGCAAAGCATTGCCTGACGCGCGCAAGTTCGCCTTGAAAGCGGTCGAAGCGGATGAGAACCAACCGCTGGCCAAATACGTTCTCGGTCGGCTCTATTTAACGATCGGTGATACCGACAAAGGGCTTGCCGAGATCGAAGAGGCCGCCAACGGCGATCGCTTTGAACGAAACTCGGTTGCCTTGCTGGCCGGCTTACGGGTTAAGCAGGGAAAAATTGAAGATGCCCTGAAGTATTACGAACGGGGTGCAGCCCAGGAGCCGACAACCACCGACTGGCAGGAATCGATTCTCCGCGTTTATCTGTTGAAGAAAGACAACGAGGCGTTAGCAAAATTGATTCCGAAGCTTTCTGCCCTTAAGCATCACGATCCGCTGCTACGAAAGAAGATGGCCGAAATCCTGATCGCGCGAGAGAACTGGGACGAGGCGATTCGCTGGGCGTACGAAGCGATTGGAATCCGAGTTTCCGACGCAGATGCGCACGCGTTGCTTGCTGAGGCTTATCGCGGTAAAGAGGTTTGGGATTTGGCCGCCCGTGAATTTGAGGTTGCTGGTCAGCTACGTCCAAAAACGGTATCGTGGTCGATCGAAGCAGCCGAGCTTTATGCCAAGGCGAATGACCTGGAAAAAGCCAAATCGGTTGCCAAGCGTGTGTTGGAAATCGATCCCGACAACGCTCAAGCTCTAGCCGTACTCAAGAAAGAATCGGACGCTCCATGA
- a CDS encoding tetratricopeptide repeat protein produces the protein MIIRPSVRVLLLLLASAGIVPNAQRCLADNGVSSETPAKPRGKDPVPFGELPEPFTAEKGRNEAAENRLKLTTLLTKARLQDHRGDLEGALETYQRAYRLSPGSPSILQEIVRLGFMLKRNEIASRYAILLAEHQTTMSADALLRIANYCLEDDQPGRAAELYERAVELLQKEDSHAQQLGTEFRLLGIYLADDQPKKAAKHADEVSKMIADPKKFGLEEVIEQFSEGGIRATYDQLGEAYLEAGEPDKAAKMFAKSEETESKPAMALYHAAKVAAAKKEWAVAADKLYEYLQGDYQEAGQAPYQLLLEVTQETAESPEKARDEVIAKLRPIHNKSPEFAPLAYFLAGLYAYKQNWDDVILTAGPLIEADTKLAALANLSQAYTAQADWAAFVKLLATSLDGRYELSSISEPLDELIKDDTKWTALQEYLESVRPESLSLNERIAVGRLFQEAKKGELAWTWTETALPDLDKQEKARLLMQFGLKAFRDEQEVVAEKALRTAIKLGMPKSQTSLFYFYLATVLEMQDKTDDALRTAKRAALLDEESALLRSRIPWTLYHAGRTEQAVQEYETLLSKFSSDYENRQTRQVVREAKRLLSSLASQNGDLDTATEWLEQVLDEYPYDTGAMNDLGYLWVDNGQNLGRGFDMIRQAVADEPDNFAYLDSLGWAYYRLGRYSDAIYHLEKAAEIAGEDDGTVLDHLGDAYLGAGQKQKAIDTWQKAVESLQKSEEAEMLKQVQQKLKQQT, from the coding sequence ATGATAATCCGGCCTAGTGTCCGCGTTCTCTTATTGCTGCTCGCGTCTGCGGGCATTGTTCCGAATGCCCAACGGTGTCTCGCCGATAATGGTGTCTCCAGCGAAACGCCAGCCAAGCCGCGTGGAAAAGATCCCGTTCCCTTCGGCGAACTTCCGGAACCTTTCACCGCGGAGAAAGGGCGGAATGAAGCTGCCGAGAATCGGCTGAAGTTGACAACGCTGCTCACCAAAGCTCGGCTTCAAGATCATCGCGGGGATCTGGAAGGTGCGCTGGAAACCTATCAGCGTGCTTACCGTCTGAGCCCCGGTTCTCCTAGCATTCTGCAGGAAATCGTTCGTCTCGGTTTTATGCTTAAGCGAAACGAAATCGCATCGCGTTACGCGATCCTTCTGGCAGAACATCAAACAACGATGTCGGCTGATGCTTTGCTACGGATTGCCAACTATTGTCTCGAAGACGATCAACCGGGGCGTGCTGCCGAATTATATGAGCGTGCCGTCGAGTTGTTACAGAAAGAAGACTCGCACGCCCAGCAATTGGGTACCGAGTTTCGTCTGCTCGGCATCTATCTTGCCGACGACCAGCCGAAGAAGGCGGCCAAGCACGCGGATGAAGTCAGTAAGATGATTGCAGATCCCAAGAAGTTTGGGCTGGAAGAAGTGATCGAGCAGTTCAGTGAAGGCGGGATTCGCGCCACATACGATCAACTGGGCGAAGCCTACCTCGAAGCAGGCGAACCGGACAAAGCAGCAAAGATGTTTGCCAAGTCGGAAGAGACTGAGTCGAAGCCTGCCATGGCGTTGTATCATGCCGCGAAAGTCGCCGCTGCAAAAAAAGAGTGGGCCGTTGCTGCCGACAAGCTGTACGAGTACCTCCAGGGAGACTACCAGGAAGCTGGTCAAGCTCCCTATCAATTGCTGCTGGAAGTCACACAGGAAACCGCGGAAAGTCCGGAAAAGGCCCGCGACGAAGTGATCGCCAAGCTCCGTCCTATTCATAACAAGTCACCAGAGTTTGCTCCCCTGGCATATTTTCTGGCTGGTTTGTACGCCTACAAACAAAACTGGGATGACGTCATCCTGACTGCTGGGCCACTGATCGAAGCCGACACAAAACTCGCCGCTCTGGCGAATCTGTCGCAAGCTTACACGGCACAAGCGGATTGGGCCGCCTTCGTGAAATTGTTAGCCACGTCACTCGATGGCCGATACGAATTAAGTTCTATTTCAGAACCGCTGGATGAGTTGATTAAGGACGATACTAAGTGGACTGCACTTCAAGAGTATTTAGAGTCCGTTCGGCCAGAATCGCTTTCCCTGAACGAACGAATCGCCGTTGGACGTCTGTTCCAAGAAGCGAAAAAGGGAGAGCTTGCGTGGACATGGACCGAGACCGCTTTGCCTGATCTCGATAAACAGGAGAAAGCCCGACTTCTCATGCAATTCGGTTTGAAGGCATTTCGTGACGAGCAGGAGGTGGTCGCCGAGAAAGCACTTCGCACGGCAATCAAACTTGGCATGCCGAAATCGCAGACGTCGTTGTTTTATTTCTATCTGGCGACGGTTCTCGAGATGCAGGATAAAACCGACGATGCTTTGCGAACGGCCAAGCGCGCCGCATTGCTCGACGAAGAGTCGGCTTTGCTGCGTAGTCGAATCCCATGGACGCTCTATCATGCTGGGCGTACGGAACAAGCGGTTCAAGAGTATGAAACATTGCTGAGTAAGTTTTCCAGCGACTACGAGAATCGGCAGACCCGTCAGGTCGTTCGAGAAGCGAAGCGGTTGCTTTCCAGTTTGGCGAGCCAGAACGGTGACTTGGACACCGCCACCGAATGGCTCGAACAGGTCCTCGACGAGTATCCCTACGATACGGGCGCTATGAATGATCTCGGATATTTGTGGGTCGACAACGGACAGAACCTGGGACGTGGTTTCGACATGATTCGCCAAGCTGTGGCGGACGAGCCGGACAACTTTGCCTACCTTGATAGCCTCGGTTGGGCCTACTACCGTTTGGGACGCTACTCGGATGCTATCTACCATCTAGAAAAAGCGGCCGAGATCGCTGGCGAGGATGATGGTACCGTCCTCGATCACCTCGGTGACGCTTACCTAGGAGCCGGGCAAAAGCAGAAGGCGATCGATACTTGGCAGAAAGCGGTCGAATCGTTACAGAAGTCGGAAGAAGCCGAGATGCTTAAGCAGGTTCAACAGAAGTTAAAGCAGCAAACCTAA